actacctcaagCGAAATGGGTTCAGAAAAGAAAACAATTGTGACAACccctggactcgaacccgtgacctcccgttcgCCAACCAAAACACCCAAATAAACTCTAGTAATCTGCGGCCCAACTAATTAATCCAAAGGCCCAACATGGCAGCCCATCctagaaataaaaaaatataatgtaTCCGCCTGGAATCGAACCACAGACCTCTCGGTCACACACACAGGCTCTAACCATTGAGCTACTTGTTACTTCCTGATATAATTCTCATGTATAAATATTTTAAGTTGTAACTACTGGTTGTCTTCCAAACACTCTATCGATCCAAAACAACAATGATCGAATGCAACAATTATCAAAGACTTTCGGCCCAATTAGTTTAACCAAGCCCACATCTTGTAATATGAATCATTTCGTTAACTTTTACAAGGAGGCAGAAACTAAACAGGAAAATATGTATCGGTTTCTTTTTCTTTAATATCAACAAGTGGGGTTTGTTTGAAAATACACATCACTTTCTTCTTTTACAGCTCATAACTCACTATCAACTCCCATTATCACTCATCATTTATTTCATGGATTTGATAGAAACAGAAACAAAAAGAATAGCGGCAAAAGAAATTCATAGTTTAAAGGGTGGTGTGTTCGGTTGTCTAAGTGGTGTTGGTTATGAACCGAAACGGAAACACAAGCGAATAGCGGTAAGTTAACTCAAGTGGGTTTTTTGAAGGGTGTTTAAACAGAAAGACAGAAATAGTATAACTATATCAGTATTCGATTGTAGTCGTCATGCATTCCACTGTATCATTTCCCTTTCATAAATATTTCATCGTCATTCAGGTTAAATAAATATAGGAACTGTAGTTGCAATCGTATAGTAACTGAAGAAACATGAACAAGGAGAAGACAGAAGGGATCGTGCAGTGATGTGATGGTTACATCGAATAGAACCGTAGAAGAAGCATAAAAAAAATGACGGATTAATGGTGGTTGTTTTTGTTATTTCGTAACTGAAACAGAAACTATGGTTATGGCAACAGATATATTAAGTGGTGTTTGTTGTTGAATCAAACCAGGAAAGAAAAGGCATAATGGCAGCTTGAATGGTTTCAATTGGTGGTGTTTTAATGAGGGTGTCGGATTGGTGATCAAGGAAAGTGATAACGTGTGGTGAGGTTATTCTgtcacgaagaagaagaagaagctaagATGTGTAATTTCAATGTGAAATGGGTTTAATTATGGTGTTATCCAATGGTGATGTTTATTGTGAAGGTGGTGGTCGATCGTGAATGAAACAACACGTAGCAGTAGAGACACATGATAATGTTGGTGATGGTTGCCGGAGTAGGTTCATGGCGATTTGAGGTTGAGATCAACGAGGGTGTTGTAAGATTGTAGTAGTGTGGTGACTTTTCGGGTTCGGTTTAGTTTTAACGAAAGACAAATACAAGGTGGTGTGATGACGGTTGAGGGAGGATGATGGTGGTGTTTGAGATGAAGGTTTTAGAAGGTTGAGATGTTAtctatatgtataatatatttttCTGATATGTTACATGTGTATTAAAGATGATCGAATATTAAACAGAAGGAAAGAAGAAAATCATATTAGTGGGAATCTTCAAAATATAGAAAAGACAATTGATTATACAGTAGTTTTATACTTTACAGATCATGTAATTTTTTATTCTAGTTTGTCGACAACAATTCACAGGGAAAGAAAAATGAAAAGTTGATGTTGAAGTATAACAGATGCGTaactatttatttttatatattgtatttaatattaataattgttaatgtatatatttattgtttaatatttataataattataattatcatataaaATCTAAAACGTGTTCTACTAACTGAAAAAAAATGTTAATTTGTTAAACTTCTTAAATACTACGATCATACTAGATTCACTACACcatttattgataatactaattaataGCAACTAAACCATTATTCATAACTAATAAAATATTAAACCCATCATAAACTAATTAAAGCTCACAACAACTACATCAATGAAGATAGATTTATTGTATGCACCAAATATTATGTTTGAAACATAATTACTCTTTTTCATTCATGATCTTTTGTTTATGATGTCTTAACTAATTGATTGATAATTAACAGGTTTGATTTATCACGGGCCACCAGTACAGGTCATCAAAAATgtccttttaataataatatcatatattattttatttacataattaattaaatcatatcatataatactttaaattatatttcaaaaaaaatatatagatgtatatttaaatatatatttatttatttacaaatagttgttcgtgaatcgtcgggaatggtcgaaagtcaaatgaatatatgaaacagctcAAAACTTTGGAGACTCAACattaacaggctttgcttatcgtgtcaacaatattaaatcgtatcgagagtttggtttaaaattagtcgaaattttccgggtcactacaaacgtgttgactttttcgttgactttgacttgaccaaagttgacttttattcaaacttaaccaatactttgttcaATCGTTTTAACCTTtctcttatacttgattcttgcatgaaacttgacaacgtgattcacatgctatacaatcgagtcgtaacgagccatatgactaattgaacacatttcgaccgaccttgtgtcttacccggtaattgatataacttacttgtttaggtcaagactaaataaCTTTCATTGCACAACATTTAATTGCAactactttggcatgcaactaaggtgagatcatagtcccatcttttcaacaacttttatacttttaaatcatgggttgAGAAACATacacggtttatacttttatactttgaacacaagtacgaaacaaacattccacgcacgagttagaacaaaaattctcaaGTCCAATTAacatcagttacacttgtagggtgtaaatgtaagcgtgaacttatgttgtgtggccatacgggtttgacgaaccctcattcagaaggTTCGCTACCGtcggtggatgaaatatattttcgggtatagtgtaggttctaacactatgattcagaggtaccattcagtcAAGCCTTTATAATTGGGTGCTCGGcaaacgtacaacaactttggaatgcaaacattttggataatcaacttcatactaaatcttgtggatcaaaatcaacgtttacaaatacacctatgatttcaccaacgtttttcgttgacagttttctatatatttctcaggttcatacttggctacttgatacatgcttccgcacactttgattacttgcttggggacaagcatacatgcatacgctagtgatagcacctttggattcaaacttaaagcatacatacttacgctatttatagcaatcgtgattttcaacttatattatgtcgcaagttatttcatttatacttattaacttttgtaaacttaaacttattgtcgaaccgtttggtaaacttaaCTTTGCAAGtcctacacgtttcaaatgaatgcgacataattttggtcaaccgcgtctcatttagggactatgaccacgtaacgggacctaagttgatggcgccgtcaatggtgtttttgtcgggtcgtcacataataAGTCCATTTTTAAGCAACcataatttaagggtcctatgataattaggactTTAAATACCCGAGCGTCCTATTGTTATGAACATGTGTATCAAATGAGTGACTCAAGCGTCCTATGATAATATGACCAAAAAATTATGTGTCATATTATATAGATTTTATTACACCAGTTTATACAATCATATGTTAGTGTGACTCACCTTCTAAGTGTTCTATAAAAATATAGAATAATAGGGACCCCAACTAATAATGTGTCATATTAAACAGCTTTTTAGGACCAAGATTATAAGTGTATCTAATAATATGACCGAATGTGTTCATGGAAGTTACCCagtaacttggccatggtgttctttatggttaaactctttttaaggccTAACTACGTAATtttaaccaatcattaacgaaagcatcaaaacACATCACGTTTCTCGAATTACGAACACCTTGTCTTCTATTATGCATACGAAAGTTTAGaccttgtggaatgttaatatgctGCCTTTTCCGAGCGCTCCTATTGATGAGCCGCCCATGCCTACACGTATTAGTGTTTGATGGACGTCGAGGGTTGAGGGcattgttgtctattcagaatcacCAAACCTAACGTAATTACCCAGTGACATATAATTAACGTGATAGGGATGTCTAGCTACATCATAACGAATACAAAGTcattgcctattcatgagccagcattttaCAATCTCAACCAAGTAACTGATAAAATCATAACACACACTTatcttaaccttatctgaattataaattttatcgcatttactttcctTTATTTATCTATTTGCCTTAGATCTTAGAAAAATCCCAAAACTACTCCTCTATCTAATTAACTATTAGGATAATTCTACAGATACGGTTCAATTTTGTTGTCTTCTTAAACGAAcgtcctaggtcatacttcccttactcacccatAGGTAGGAGTAGTAGATTTAGGTCCCGCATATTATAAATAAAAAACATTACTCTCCTATTAATATCCTAAATAGACGGTTGACGACCTAACGATACTGCCACAATATAAACCGTCCGTTTGGCCATATCACAACCGTGGAACAAATCCGACCGCCAACAGAGCAACCAAAGATAATCCAGCCAAAAAGTATCGACGGAAAAAAAACAAACACAACCGCCTGAAGAAAGAACCATACGTTGCCGCCTATAGATACTGATCCACACAAAAAAAACCAACCAGCCAAACACTTGTAAAAAACCAGAGTATCAATAGAGATACTCTCTGCTAATCTTAAATTCTACTATCAATCATCatttattaatgatataataataaaaaataaacgaAAAATATAAACATATGCGGACAATTTGACATATCTTTAGCGAAttgacaaatgatgatgatgaaattggAGGAAGTACTAGGTTTTTAATTTTAAATCAGTGATAAATAAATGgactatgtatatgtatgtatatatgtatatacagggTTATAGTTTTTGGACTCCTTTGAATAATGGGGTTTTGGCTTACAATCAACGCAATAGAACATCTTGTGAGCATATCCATGCACTTGTGTAGTGCTGTCGATGGAAGTCATTTTCATAGTTAATTCGCTAAAGAACATGTTGTAAGGTAATACCATTTAAAGTGCACCATAATTTAATAATTGCAGTTCAAATCACTTGATCTTTTTGTGCAAGCTAGATGTGATGTATCTATCTATCTTctattttttaatttaatataaagtgaTGATTAATTATACTAGACGGACCAAGGTAATCTGTGAATTAATATCAGATACCCTCACCATCATTCCATATGGTTTTTAAGAACAAAAATGACCATTTATTTTCAATATTCTACAATTCAATTCAATGTAGACCATTTCCATCCCTACAATCCCTCCTCATCATTCCATCCTAAAATCAGCTTGTTTCCACACACTTTCATCACTTTTTGCAATCTTTCTAAACATTCTTTTCACTTTctttaatttgttttttttttacctGAATTCTAAACCTTAATTTTCTCTTCAACATCATATCACAAAACCCTATTATACATTTGATTCTAATTAAATTAACTATCCACAAGCAACCCCAATGGGGAACTGTTGTTCTGCTAAAGAACCACCAACCGAAGATGGTCCATCCGGTCGTAACAATATTGGACAAAGATCACAAAATGATCATTCGCGTGCCACCCCTCAATCCGGATCCTCATCCTCCACCGCAAAATCAGGCAGACCATCTCCTATTGGCACGGTTTTAGGCCGCCCAATGGAAGATATTCGTAACATGTACACAATTGGAAAAGAACTTGGTCGTGGCCAATTTGGTGTCACACATTTATGTACATGTAAACAATCAGGGGAACAATTTGCATGCAAAACAATAGCCAAAAGAAAACTTGTAAATAAAGAAGATATGGAAGATGTTAGAAGAGAAGTACAAATCATGCATCATTTAAGCGGTCAAGCGAATATCGTTGACTTGAAGGGTGCGTTTGAGGACAAACATTCGGTGCATTTGGTAATGGAGTTGTGTGCTGGTGGAGAATTGTTTGATCGTATTATTGCTAAAGGTTATTACACAGAAAGAGGTGCTGCATCGTTGCTTAGAACAATCGTACAAATTGTTCATACGTGTCATTCAATGGGAGTTATTCATAGAGATCTCAAGCCTGAAAACTTTCTTCTTTTAAATACGGACGAAGATGCTCCCCTCAAGGCGACAGATTTCGGTCTCTCGGTGTTCTACAAACAAGGTGACATATGTATATTGAATTCTTTTAATTTAAATTTGAAATAAtttaaacaattttatatatttaaattataaatgcaGGTGAGGTTTTCAGCGATATTGTTGGAAGTGCATATTATATTGCACCAGAggtcttaaaaagaaaatatggacCAGAAGTTGATATATGGAGCATTGGTGTCATGTTATATATTCTTCTTTGTGGAGTTCCTCCTTTTTGGGCAGGTAAGGCATAGATTGATATGATTCCTATTGTCGAAAAAGAATAAagattgtatttttatttttattactaataattattaaaagaaAATAGATGATTAATTACAAATAAAAAACTAAATTGAAGGGTACGTATTTGGTGTTATTGTAGAATCGGAGCATGGGATATTTAATGCAATATTGCGTGGGTATGTCGATTTTACAAGTGATCCTTGGCCTACGATATCTCCTCAGGCAAAAGATTTAGTGAGGAAAATGTTGAATTCGGATCCTAAACAACGTATGACAGCACATCAAGTGCTTGGTAAGATGTAACCAACTCACATGAATCAATTTGAGTTACGGAATATGTATAGACAAGAGATTGTTACAACTCGCTACTAgtaatatatgtttgattgatgaaatgtagtcttttttttttttttgttctctaGCTCACCCATGGATTAAAGAAGACGGTGAAGCACCCGATACACCACTTGATAATGCTGTTATGAGCAGGCTAAAACAATTTAGAGCAATGAACAAGTTTAAGAAAGTTGCTCTCCGGGTACTTGAACATGTTTTGTTAAGATCTGCttttttattagtatatattatCGGGGGAAACATGTATTtaatgttggaagcttcgacgagcccaacacacccactatagaggatctagactatactagactcactacaccaacactttgacgttggttagcctttaattttataaatccttagtgcacaatgtacttaggcgacagtgtcgaccatatatctttaggcggtataaccgaccatgtattacttaggcggcagagccgaccatataataagaacaacaaaagtgcactaagaacttaaacacaaactaaggcttgatcgggaaacttaacaaaaacacttatattaaattacaattacaatattacttacaagctttatcttctctactttcgctaactcacactcttcttctcttcttcacaactcacttcttatttcactctcacaacttcacacaacacaaatgaaatctcctcccatatttatactactccatggaacattctagaacctagatattttcatggatatataaatatctagatatttctacaacctacaaatatctagatttttcttttacatttcaatttctagatttttctctcatattctaatatctagatattttcttatacatattaatatctagatattttacccatatacatttactaattccatattattctaaatttgcattgtattttaacactccccctcaatgcaaattttcttccaacgatgtcttgcagaccattccaagtgcttctctgaattttgtaaacttcggtttacttaggctcttggtgaatatatctgcaacctgttcatctgtctttgttggcatcatcttgatctctccttcaaggaccttctcgcgaacatagtgatagtgcacttctatatgttttgttctcgcatgaaagattggattttctgctagacgaatagctgataggttatcgcagaaaagctttacttgataatctgttgattgatgaagatcttccattagttgcttcaaccacataatttcttgtgttgctgatgctgccgatcgatattctgcttcagtgcttgacaaggatactgttggttgtctcttgctgcaccatgatattactcccgatccaagactaaacatgtatccagttgttgaccgtcgtgtatcatagtctccagcgtaatcggcgtcacaatatccagttacgtgacattcttttgttttcttgtataaaataccaaagttaatagtgtctttgacataccttaagatgcgtcgtacaacatcaaggtgaggcttcttcggattgctcatgtatcgactaaccactccaactgcataagatatatctggccggcttagtgtgagataaataagacttccgaccatctttcgatacatggtaacatcttgaagacattttccttcatctgctcgtagttttgtattcggatccatcggagttgagataggtttgcaattaagcattccgtacttttgtaaaagatctcgcgcatatttctgttgtcccagaaataatccttctcttttctgctctatttcgagtccaagaaaatgtttgagttttcCAAGCTCCTTCATCTGAAATCTGATAgatagattctctcttgttctttggatctcctcatagtgatctcccgtgatgattaagtcatccacatatactagcactatgactagttttccttgatcttgtttcacaaataaactagaatctgaaggagcaactgtgaaaccactttgtactaagaactcgccaatcttcccgtaccaagctcttggagcctgcttcaagccgtatagtgctttctttaatttgcagacatgctcaggatagatcttgttctcaaagcctcttggttgctccatataaatgtctttgtcaagttctccatgtaagaaagcgttcttgacatccatctgccataacttccaagatttgctagcagctaaagctagtagagctcgaattgttgtgatcttcgccactggactaaacgtttcttcataatccagcccatattgttgagaaaaacctctagcaacaagtcgagctttatacctttcaatcgagccatctgatcgagtcttcaccttgtaaacccatttacaagatattggttttacatcttttggctttggaactaaactccatgtctgcttttcttttagtgcattaatttcttcttccatcgctttctgccattcttgactttgtgctgcttcttcataagtggaaggctcaataggtattgattcatccacatgagcagcattggcataccttggattaggtttcctcgaccttgttgatctccgtaattcttgcacatgctcctcggcatccatttggcttggacgaacctcttcggatgtagattgatgtaccccagttttccatggactcgtttccttagagtacgatccatctccttctttaattggatccgatatgtgctctttatgttcttctttttcttctggaccttcttctaatccatgagattctggaagctctatcttttgaggtgaccaccatgaagacgcttcatcaaataccacatttcttgaagtatgacattttccggtatttggatcacaacatctccatccttttcttgattcatcataaccgacaaaaatgcaccgaattgccttcttctcaaatttgcttcgtagattatctggcacgaagacgtagcatacacatccaaaaactttgAGATGGTTGACGATTggtttgatcttccataatctttcatatggtgaaatatatcccaactttgtttgtgggagtctgttaatcacgtacgatgccgtcctcatacattcggcccaaaatctgcctggtacattcttaccatgaagcatacttcgacaagtttcggcaaggtgacgattcttgcgttccgccactccattctgctgtggagtattgggacaagttaattgtcttctaatcttgtgcttctcaagatagatattgaactcagtcgataaatattctcctccattatctgtgcgtaaacaactaatcttattattgagctcactttctatcttcttcttgaactctttaaacttctgaaaagtctccgacttttccttcatgaagtaaacccacacataccttgagaagtcatcaatgaatgtcaccatatatttcattcctccaagtgatgtttgtttcactgggccaaagacgtctgagtgtatgagctctagtggtgtcttggactgatgttgtgactgcttgaatggcaattggtgagcttttccaaattgacatccagcacatattgtatccgttcggatatcaatttgaggaagcccatttactatgtgttttaccatcatctcctttaacttgttgtagcccacatgcccaagacgttcatgccaaagatcagccgtctcattctttcgagtcttatccacatatgctgtttcagaagatagtacatagaccgactctattcttcttccttgcataattggattgccaaccaccttcactctcttgaatacagacacatcttctggtccaaagagcacataattcccttctgctgtcagttgtggtactgacagtaagttcttctttaggccagggacaagatacaccttctcgagttggagcttttgagagtcgccttcatttggaattattgtctttccaatgtgagaaatagacaaccttgaattgttggttgtcaacacgactctctttcctttgtaatcctccatttcttgcagctttgtcccatcgttggtcatatgatttgagcacccagaatcgatgatccaatcatctttgtagtttattttttactttaaagttgttgtaagagcttgatcatctatgtcagcttcaacagagagtccagcttctgcatcccatgtttcttcattaatggttgcttcggatgtgacctctttcttctcatctcttgcggtagtcacatttccttcgaaagttcgccttctggagaatctacattctcgagcaaaatgacccttcttgccacaattgaagcattcaccattctttctcttatcattctctccatattgttggcgatgatcttttcttccttgttgagctccccctgaagcattGCTTTTTGGTTTTAGATGACCTTTGCCTCCATATGTATGTCTTTCTTTCGTCACTTCTTGTCTTCGAGACatagctttcttcttattggtgaagagtgcttcttcttcgccttttatgctcacttcattcatctacttggctaatgcctcttggttagccaataaattctccaactctattaatgatggttgagtaggccatcctctcacagcggctataaatccattatactcggatcttaagccatggatgataattctcttcatccttgcatcactcactttctcttcaggagcaagttgagatatctcacgacaaatagatttcaccttggtgaaatactgagaaatagatagacttccttgtgagatacccgcgagctcattttccaagagctggaggcgtgcttcattcttttttgaaaataatttttcaaaagtttcccaagctgcctttggtgttttctcgtcacggatgtgctccaatagatcctcctcaattgtagtcttcaatataaataaagccttcccggccttgatgttccattttctcaaggcttcggcattttctttcggtggaggcgtagtGTCActaccagcaactatttcccataaatcatgtccttgtaggtaggattctatgcaagtccgccaataaccatagttgtggttattgagactcttgattccactgctcgtacttgcaagatctgccatcatgacgtccaacgtccaataagcttggtcccagaccgatgagctttcacagttcctaactgtgctccgacagaatctcccttagggccttggtgttaacaagacgatgtaaacgtccaacgtttaccaatgagtacctccactagcaatggtcccgaacgacccgcactgataccaattgttggaagcttcgacgagcccaacacacccactatagaggatctagactatactagactcactacaccaacactttgacgttggttagcctttaattttataaatccttagtgcacaatgtacttaggcgacagtgtcgaccatatatctttaggcggtataaccgaccatgtattacttatgcggcagagccgaccatataataagaaaaacaaaagtgcactaagaacttaaacacaaactaaggcttgatcgggaaacttaacaaaaacacttatattaaattacaattacaatattacttacaagctttatcttctctactttcgctaactcacactcttcttctcttcttcacaactcacttcttatttcactctcacaacttcacacaacacaaatgaaatctcctcccatatttatactactccatggaacattctagaacctagatatttccatggatatataaatatctagatatttctacaacctacaaatatctagatttttcttttacatttcaatttctagatttttctctcgtattataatatctagatattttcttatacatattaatatctagatattttacccatatatatttactaattccatattattctaaatttgcattgtattttaacatttAATACGGTTGCCTTTTCCGAATGAGTAGGTTATTGCAGGATGCCTCTCAGAGGAAGAAATCATGGGGTTGAAGGAAATGTTCAAAGGGATGGATACTGATAACAGTGGCACGATAACACTCGAAGAGCTAAAACATGGGCTTTCGAAGCAAGGGACAAAACTAACAGAAAATGAAGTTAAACAACTAATGGAAGCTGTAACTACCTATCCTAACTTGATTATATTTATTGATGGGACATTCGGAAACTGGGatgtaaattataattttattatttatgttgTAAATAAATGGAAATAAAACAGGCCGATGCAGATGGGAATGGAACCATAGATTACGAGGAGTTCATAACAGCAACAATGCATATGAACAGAATGGACAGAGAAGAACATCTCTATACTGCATTCCAATACTTTGATAAAGACAACAGTGGGTAAGTAAAtctatcttttttttcttttttgtctGTGGATAAAACATTTCAAATGTTTTTCTAGCAAATGGCAATGAAATAATACCAAAATGATTAACTACCTTA
This genomic window from Rutidosis leptorrhynchoides isolate AG116_Rl617_1_P2 chromosome 2, CSIRO_AGI_Rlap_v1, whole genome shotgun sequence contains:
- the LOC139891807 gene encoding calcium-dependent protein kinase 2 isoform X2, which encodes MGNCCSAKEPPTEDGPSGRNNIGQRSQNDHSRATPQSGSSSSTAKSGRPSPIGTVLGRPMEDIRNMYTIGKELGRGQFGVTHLCTCKQSGEQFACKTIAKRKLVNKEDMEDVRREVQIMHHLSGQANIVDLKGAFEDKHSVHLVMELCAGGELFDRIIAKGYYTERGAASLLRTIVQIVHTCHSMGVIHRDLKPENFLLLNTDEDAPLKATDFGLSVFYKQGEVFSDIVGSAYYIAPEVLKRKYGPEVDIWSIGVMLYILLCGVPPFWAESEHGIFNAILRGYVDFTSDPWPTISPQAKDLVRKMLNSDPKQRMTAHQVLAHPWIKEDGEAPDTPLDNAVMSRLKQFRAMNKFKKVALRVIAGCLSEEEIMGLKEMFKGMDTDNSGTITLEELKHGLSKQGTKLTENEVKQLMEAADADGNGTIDYEEFITATMHMNRMDREEHLYTAFQYFDKDNSGYITIEEMEQAIREYGMNDGRDIKEIVSEIDTDNDGRINYDEFVAMMRKGNREATMNPKRRRDSFVPAI
- the LOC139891807 gene encoding calcium-dependent protein kinase 17 isoform X3 translates to MGNCCSAKEPPTEDGPSGRNNIGQRSQNDHSRATPQSGSSSSTAKSGRPSPIGTVLGRPMEDIRNMYTIGKELGRGEQFACKTIAKRKLVNKEDMEDVRREVQIMHHLSGQANIVDLKGAFEDKHSVHLVMELCAGGELFDRIIAKGYYTERGAASLLRTIVQIVHTCHSMGVIHRDLKPENFLLLNTDEDAPLKATDFGLSVFYKQGEVFSDIVGSAYYIAPEVLKRKYGPEVDIWSIGVMLYILLCGVPPFWAESEHGIFNAILRGYVDFTSDPWPTISPQAKDLVRKMLNSDPKQRMTAHQVLAHPWIKEDGEAPDTPLDNAVMSRLKQFRAMNKFKKVALRVIAGCLSEEEIMGLKEMFKGMDTDNSGTITLEELKHGLSKQGTKLTENEVKQLMEAADADGNGTIDYEEFITATMHMNRMDREEHLYTAFQYFDKDNSGYITIEEMEQAIREYGMNDGRDIKEIVSEIDTDNDGRINYDEFVAMMRKGNREATMNPKRRRDSFVPAI
- the LOC139891807 gene encoding calcium-dependent protein kinase 2 isoform X1, giving the protein MGNCCSAKEPPTEDGPSGRNNIGQRSQNDHSRATPQSGSSSSTAKSGRPSPIGTVLGRPMEDIRNMYTIGKELGRGQFGVTHLCTCKQSGEQFACKTIAKRKLVNKEDMEDVRREVQIMHHLSGQANIVDLKGAFEDKHSVHLVMELCAGGELFDRIIAKGYYTERGAASLLRTIVQIVHTCHSMGVIHRDLKPENFLLLNTDEDAPLKATDFGLSVFYKQGEVFSDIVGSAYYIAPEVLKRKYGPEVDIWSIGVMLYILLCGVPPFWAGYVFGVIVESEHGIFNAILRGYVDFTSDPWPTISPQAKDLVRKMLNSDPKQRMTAHQVLAHPWIKEDGEAPDTPLDNAVMSRLKQFRAMNKFKKVALRVIAGCLSEEEIMGLKEMFKGMDTDNSGTITLEELKHGLSKQGTKLTENEVKQLMEAADADGNGTIDYEEFITATMHMNRMDREEHLYTAFQYFDKDNSGYITIEEMEQAIREYGMNDGRDIKEIVSEIDTDNDGRINYDEFVAMMRKGNREATMNPKRRRDSFVPAI